One genomic region from Prunus persica cultivar Lovell chromosome G3, Prunus_persica_NCBIv2, whole genome shotgun sequence encodes:
- the LOC109948052 gene encoding protein NYNRIN-like, protein MMKDCINYSKGCEACQRHGPIQQAPSVPMNPVVKPWPFRGWAMDLIGKIYPASNQQHCFIIVATDYFTKWVEAKPVKTTTSQEIITFIEEQIIQRFGIPESITTDRGSSFISRDMLDMAETFKFKLLQSTPYYAQANGQAESSNKVIINIIRKMLEKNPKQWHEKLSETLWAYRTSKREATGMTPYALTYGHDAILPMEIAVQSLRIAHQHGLIGEDYSQAMLLELEELDASRIDTLNKLLAGKQAVSRAYNRRVRNKSFEEGEIVWKAILPLGAHIAGYGKWSPTWEGPFIINQILGMGAYRLQDRDGVVHFAPINGKWLKKFYPTMWDSQAVQTDPGIEEEQA, encoded by the coding sequence atgatgaaggattgcatCAACTATTCCAAAGGATGTGAGGCCTGTCAAAGGCACGGCCCAATCCAGCAGGCCCCTTCGGTTCCCATGAACCCAGTAGTAAAACCATGGCCTTTCaggggatgggcaatggatctcattggcaagATCTATCCAGCCAGCAACCAGCAGCATTGTTTCATTATTGTTGCTACAGactatttcaccaaatgggtggaggccaagccagtaaaaaccacaacatctcaagagatcatcaccttcatagaagaacagatcatacaaaggtttggcattccagaatcaatcacaactgataggggttcttctttcatatctagggacatgctagatatggcagaaacattcaagttcaaactgcttcaatctactccttactatgctcaagctaatggacaggcagagtcaagtaacaaggtgattatcaatatcatcagaaaAATGCTAGAGAAGAATCCAAAGCAGTGGCATGAGAAGTTGTCAGAAACTTTGTGGGCATACAGAACTTCAAAAAGAGAGGCAACTGGGATGACCCCCTATGCTCTAACCTAcggccatgatgcaattcttCCCATGGAGATAGCAGTCCAGTCTCTTAGAATTGCTCACCAGCACGGTCTCATTGGGGAGGATTACTCTCAAGCCATGTTGCTGGAATTGGAAGAATTGGATGCAAGCAGAATTGacaccctcaacaaactcttagcaggaaaacaggCTGTATCAAGGGCCTACAACAGAAGAGTCAGAAAcaaaagttttgaagagggagagatagtctggaaggcaattctgccccttggaGCACACATAGCTGGATATGGGAAATGGTCACCTACGTGGGAAGGCCCTtttataattaaccaaatcctCGGAATGGGGGCATACAGGTTGCAGGACCGAGATGGAGTTGTTCATTTTGCCCCAATCAATGGTAAATGGTTAAAGAAGTTCTATCCAACCATGTGGGATTCCCAGGCTGTACAAACAGATCCCGGGATAGAAGAGGAACAAGCTTGA
- the LOC18766064 gene encoding uncharacterized protein LOC18766064, translating into MAGAMARIPVIRRSSDDILEFPGSAVSLADMVLGFIEQVEVSPENITSGSDEDEENSFSVEENKAFWEEQDQLLQATLCKSSGIETKIRQATKEALRDINSSAAEYCVCSKPVFGGCRSCLRNELCNRLIDFGYNCVICKSKWRSSTSTPAGEHTYLEVLDTSSKRGEIRVVIELNFRAEFEMARASENYNRLISWLPEVFVGKAERLRALIKILCCAAKKCMKEKKMHLGPWRKHKYMQAKWFGTFERSTPGSLPVRFANGPPKPKASMLTFDLLEAMPGLHCTAVEVV; encoded by the exons ATGGCCGGAGCGATGGCTAGAATTCCGGTGATTCGCCGGAGCTCCGACGATATTTTGGAATTTCCCGGCAGCGCTGTAAGTCTCGCCGACATGGTTTTGGGTTTCATCGAGCAAGTCGAGGTGTCGCCAGAGAATATTACCTCTGGCTCCGATGAGGATGAGGAGAATTCTTTCAGTGTGGAAGAGAACAAGGCATTTTGGGAAGAACAAGACCAACTTCTCCAG GCAACATTGTGCAAGAGCAGTGGCATTGAGACCAAAATTCGGCAGGCCACCAAGGAGGCGTTACGGGACATAAACTCGTCGGCCGCAGAATATTGCGTGTGCTCGAAGCCTGTGTTTGGCGGTTGCCGGAGTTGTTTGCGCAACGAATTATGCAATCGGCTCATAGATTTTGGGTACAATTGTGTCATTTGCAAGTCCAAATGGAGAAGCTCAACAAGTACCCCAGCAG GAGAGCATACTTATTTGGAAGTGCTGGACACAAGTTCAAAGAGAGGGGAGATTAGGGTGGTGATTGAGCTGAATTTCCGAGCTGAGTTTGAGATGGCCAGAGCCAGCGAAAACTACAACAGATTAATCAGCTGGCTGCCCGAAGTGTTTGTTGGGAAAGCCGAAAGACTAAGAGCCTTGATCAAGATTCTGTGCTGCGCAGCcaaaaaatgtatgaaggagaagaaaatgcaCTTGGGACCATGGAGGAAGCACAAGTACATGCAAGCCAAGTGGTTCGGGACGTTCGAGCGGTCCACGCCAGGGTCCTTGCCGGTCAGATTTGCAAACGGGCCGCCCAAGCCAAAGGCTTCCATGCTGACCTTTGATTTGCTGGAGGCCATGCCTGGCTTGCATTGCACTGCAGTTGAAGTTGTGTGA